A genomic stretch from Ictalurus punctatus breed USDA103 chromosome 2, Coco_2.0, whole genome shotgun sequence includes:
- the pmp22a gene encoding peripheral myelin protein 22a → MLVVLVGTVILHLLDLILLLVSTSVNAWGKINMKSYDLWYDCTTTNGGYHCKDAENYDWLQAVQALMILATIFCLLSLILFIWQLFTVNKGGRFFFTATFQILSSLFVMSGAIIYTVMSPGTQDRDHSFGFAFVLAWLAFPLTLISGLIYIVLRKKE, encoded by the exons ATGTTGGTCGTCCTGGTTGGAACAGTTATTTTGCACCTTCTGGATCTGATTCTGCTGCTCGTTTCTACATCTGTGAAT GCCTGGGGGAAAATTAATATGAAGAGTTATGACCTCTGGTATGACTGCACAACAACCAATGGAGGATATCACTGCAAAGATGCCGAAAATTATG ACTGGCTACAGGCTGTACAGGCTCTGATGATCCTAGCCACAATCTTCTGCCTGTTGTCTTTGATCTTATTCATTTGGCAACTCTTCACCGTGAACAAGGGAGGGCGATTCTTCTTCACTGCTACCTTTCAGATCCTCTCCA GCCTATTTGTGATGAGTGGAGCTATAATCTACACAGTGATGAGCCCGGGAACGCAGGATAGGGACCATTCGTTTGGCTTTGCCTTTGTGCTAGCCTGGTTGGCATTCCCTCTCACTCTGATAAGTGGCCTCATTTACATCGTTCtgaggaagaaggaatga